One part of the Solanum dulcamara chromosome 3, daSolDulc1.2, whole genome shotgun sequence genome encodes these proteins:
- the LOC129882706 gene encoding subtilisin-like protease SBT1.2 codes for MHSWKITTLAMESTTQFSFLCLLLSLVFIQAQDLQTYIVQLHPYGATRPPFTSKLQWHLSFLAKAVSSGEQDSSSRLLYSYHSAMEGFAARLSEAELESLRGSNDVLSIRAERRLEIQTTYSYKFLGLNSTREGAWLKSGFGRGAIIGVLDTGVWPESPSFDDHGMPPAPQKWRGICQGGQDFNSSSCNRKLIGARFFSKGHRVASMTSSPDAVEEYVSPRDSHGHGTHTASTVGGAAVPMAGVLGNGVGEARGMAPGAHIAIYKVCWFSGCYSSDILAAMDVAIRDEVDILSLSLGGFPIPLYDDTIAIGSFRAMEHGISVICAAGNNGPIQSSVANGAPWIATIGASTLDRRFPASVQLGNGKLLYGESLYPGKKVPSSRKSLEIVYVKDKDKGSEFCLRGSLSRAQVQGKMVVCDRGVNGRAEKGQVVKEAGAAAMILTNTAINLEEDSVDVHVLPATLIGFDESIQLQNYLNSTKRPTARFIFGRTVIGKSRAPAVAQFSSRGPSYTDPSILKPDLIAPGVNIIAAWPQNLGPSGLPEDSRRVNFTVMSGTSMACPHVSGIAALIHSAHPKWTPAAIRSALVTTADTADHLGKPIMDGDAPAKLFASGAGHVNPGRAIDPGLIYDIQVDEYITHLCTIGYRNSEVFSITHRNVSCHDILQKNRGFSLNYPSISLIFREGMTRKMIKRRVTNVGNPNSIYSVDVVAPEEVKVRVKPRRLIFKQANQSLSYRVWFISRKKIGSKKMSFAEGQLTWFDVRNKAKKVRSPISVTWASMK; via the coding sequence TTTCCTCTGGAGAACAAGACTCATCTTCTCGCCTTTTGTACTCATACCATTCCGCCATGGAAGGCTTTGCAGCTCGACTCTCTGAAGCTGAGCTTGAGTCTTTGAGGGGATCTAATGACGTGTTATCGATACGTGCAGAGAGGAGGCTTGAAATTCAGACTACTTATTCCTACAAGTTCTTGGGACTAAATTCGACGAGAGAAGGAGCTTGGTTAAAGTCTGGATTTGGTCGAGGGGCGATCATTGGAGTGTTGGACACTGGAGTTTGGCCAGAAAGTCCAAGTTTTGATGATCATGGGATGCCACCTGCTCCACAGAAATGGAGAGGTATCTGCCAAGGAGGACAGGATTTCAATTCTTCTAGTTGCAATCGCAAGCTTATTGGTGCAAGGTTTTTCAGCAAAGGACATCGGGTGGCCTCAATGACATCATCACCAGATGCAGTGGAGGAATATGTGTCTCCACGGGATTCCCATGGCCATGGTACACACACAGCATCCACTGTTGGGGGAGCTGCAGTTCCAATGGCTGGTGTGCTCGGAAATGGAGTAGGGGAGGCTCGAGGGATGGCCCCAGGTGCCCATATTGCGATATATAAAGTCTGCTGGTTCAGTGGTTGTTACAGCTCTGATATACTTGCAGCAATGGATGTAGCCATCAGAGATGAAGTAGACATATTGTCACTCTCACTTGGTGGCTTCCCTATTCCACTTTATGATGATACTATTGCCATTGGAAGTTTCAGAGCCATGGAGCATGGAATTTCAGTTATATGTGCAGCAGGGAATAACGGACCAATCCAAAGTTCAGTAGCCAACGGTGCTCCTTGGATTGCCACTATTGGTGCTAGCACACTTGACAGGAGATTTCCAGCATCAGTTCAGTTAGGCAATGGAAAATTACTGTACGGAGAATCCTTGTACCCTGGGAAGAAAGTTCCTAGCTCTCGGAAGAGTCTTGAGATTGTTTATGTCAAGGATAAGGACAAGGGAAGTGAATTTTGCTTGAGAGGATCGCTATCAAGAGCACAAGTTCAAGGGAAAATGGTTGTGTGTGATAGGGGAGTCAATGGAAGGGCAGAAAAAGGTCAGGTTGTGAAGGAGGCAGGTGCTGCTGCCATGATCTTAACAAATACAGCAATAAATTTGGAGGAAGATTCTGTTGATGTCCATGTCCTCCCAGCAACGTTGATTGGCTTCGATGAATCAATTCAATTACAAAACTACCTGAACTCAACAAAAAGACCAACAGCTCGATTCATATTTGGAAGAACGGTAATAGGAAAGTCTAGAGCACCTGCAGTAGCTCAATTTTCGTCAAGGGGGCCAAGCTATACTGATCCTTCAATTCTCAAACCTGATTTGATTGCTCCAGGGGTAAACATAATTGCCGCTTGGCCACAAAACTTAGGCCCCAGTGGCCTTCCTGAAGATTCACGAAGAGTAAATTTCACTGTTATGTCAGGGACTTCAATGGCTTGCCCTCATGTTAGTGGAATTGCCGCATTGATCCATTCAGCTCATCCTAAATGGACTCCAGCAGCAATCAGATCCGCATTAGTGACCACTGCAGATACAGCTGACCATTTGGGAAAACCAATCATGGATGGAGATGCACCAGCTAAACTTTTTGCATCTGGAGCTGGACATGTGAACCCCGGAAGAGCCATCGATCCTGGATTGATATATGACATCCAGGTTGATGAATATATCACTCATCTTTGCACTATCGGATACAGAAATTCTGAAGTCTTCAGCATTACTCATAGGAATGTCAGCTGCCATGACATTTTACAGAAGAACAGAGGTTTCAGCCTAAATTACCCCTCCATTTCACTAATATTCAGGGAAGGAATGACTAGAAAGATGATCAAGAGGAGAGTAACAAATGTGGGGAACCCTAACTCTATTTACTCAGTTGACGTTGTGGCACCTGAGGAAGTCAAAGTGAGAGTCAAGCCACGTCGTCTGATATTTAAACAAGCAAACCAAAGCTTAAGCTATAGAGTTTGGTTTATATCAAGGAAGAAAATCGGGTCTAAAAAGATGAGCTTTGCAGAGGGGCAATTGACATGGTTCGATGTAAGAAACAAAGCCAAGAAAGTCAGGAGTCCTATTTCAGTCACATGGGCATCAATGAAATGA
- the LOC129882707 gene encoding photosystem II reaction center PSB28 protein, chloroplastic → MAVVVTTSTLCLPTDHIHHLFLVHSLSLFLCLHFVMATLQSLAFSPALSRTSHQPRSLLGIASGVVHQNAGSSFNGQRLCLPRSRFTSNIQNQKMSRLCIMMVQPKIQFIQGTDEQTIPDVKLTKSRDGTNGMAIFRFDQPSVFDSSGEVGDITGFYMIDEEGVLTSVDVNAKFVNGKPAGIEAKYIMRTPREWDRFMRFMERYANSNGLQFVKS, encoded by the exons ATGGCTGTCGTTGTTACAACGAGCACTCTCTGTTTACCCACAGACCATATCCATCATCTGTTTTTAGtccattctctctctctctttctctgtCTGCACTTTGTAATGGCTACTCTTCAATCTCTTGCATTTTCCCCTGCTCTTTCTCGCACTTCACATCAACCTCGCTCTCTTCTCG GAATAGCATCAGGGGTGGTTCATCAAAATGCAGGTTCTTCATTCAATGGCCAACGCTTGTGCCTACCTCGTTCGCGTTTCACATCGAATATCCAAAACCAGAAAATGTCGAGACTATGTATAATGATGGTTCAACCAAAAATTCAGTTCATACAAGGAACTGATGAACAGACAATACCAGATGTGAAATTAACCAAGTCAAGGGATGGGACAAATGGTATGGCTATATTCAGGTTTGATCAACCCTCTGTATTTGATTCATCTGGTGAAGTTGGGGATATCACTGGATTCTACATGATTGACGAAGAAGGGGTTCTAACGTCGGTTGATGTCAATGCCAAGTTTGTTAATGGAAAGCCTGCAGGAATTGAAGCTAAGTATATTATGCGCACTCCACGGGAATGGGACAGGTTCATGAGATTTATGGAGCGGTATGCTAATTCAAATGGCTTGCAGTTTGTTAAAAGTTGA